In Deltaproteobacteria bacterium, the following proteins share a genomic window:
- a CDS encoding YajQ family cyclic di-GMP-binding protein — protein MPSFDIVSELDLQEVDNAVNNVRKEAETRYDFRGVITEIEFNRKTKVISLVTGDDMKIRAIRDMLVSHFVRRKVDSKSMEFGEPEKTSRGQLKQEIKLHDGIDKDSARKLVRMIKDSKLKVQAAIQDEQVRVTAKQIDDLQAVIAVLRESDFELPLQYVNMKK, from the coding sequence ATGCCGTCATTTGATATAGTTAGCGAGCTGGATTTGCAGGAAGTGGATAATGCCGTCAACAATGTGCGCAAGGAAGCCGAAACTCGTTATGATTTTCGCGGGGTGATCACGGAGATAGAGTTCAATCGCAAAACCAAGGTCATCTCCCTGGTGACGGGAGACGACATGAAGATTCGGGCCATTCGCGACATGCTCGTCTCGCATTTCGTGCGGCGCAAGGTTGATTCGAAGTCCATGGAGTTCGGTGAACCGGAAAAGACCAGCCGGGGCCAGCTCAAACAGGAGATCAAGCTGCACGATGGGATCGACAAGGATTCCGCCCGAAAACTGGTGAGGATGATCAAGGACAGCAAATTGAAAGTGCAGGCCGCTATCCAGGATGAACAGGTCCGGGTTACGGCCAAGCAGATTGACGATTTACAGGCGGTTATCGCCGTGTTGCGCGAGAGTGATTTTGAGTTGCCATTGCAGTATGTGAACATGAAAAAGTAG